The DNA sequence CAGGCGCTGACCGAGACGTGCGGAATGCGCTGCGCCTGTTTCAATCATATGGCAGCCGACTGCAAACTTTCCTGCGGACTGCGTGTGGGCCCGATAGGGATGCGCCGGCAAGAGACGGCAAGTCTTCGCGGCGCAGGCCCTCAGTGATCGCTGTCTGCCAAAGGTGTGTATTGGGCCATTCGTCCCAACCTGGGTACTGGCATATGGTTACAAATCTGTAAACTAGTCGAAATTGGCCGCGCATTTGTCGTGGAACCACTCGACACTACGTCCAGGGCCGGCTCTTTTGACAGGTAGGCGACCTCGGCGCGACAGTCACGATCGGCATGATCGATTCGCGCTGCCAAGGCCCACGATGTAAACTGTACGTACCGGCGCAAGGCCGCGCCGCCTGCACAAGACGAATCAAGAGCGCAGGGCGCCCGGCCAGCGATCAGTAAGTTTGAACGGTGCTCTTAATGGCGGAAACGACAGCCTTCCGGATGGGAATTTGCTGCGTAGAACGTAAGAGCGCGGCGATCGAGTATCGTGGTCACTCCAGGAGGATTGGACCTTGAACGTTCTAGTGGTGGAAGACGATCCCGTCATCGGCAAGGCACTGCGGCAGGGTTTTGTCGAAACCGGCAGTGAATGCGCCTGGGCCAAGGACGGACCTCGCGGCTTGGAAATGGCGAGCAGCCAGCAGTACGACGTCATCATCCTCGACTTGATGTTGCCGCGATTGCCGGGCCTCGAGGTGTTGAAGAAGTTGCGCGCGCAGGGGATCCAATCACCGGTGATCCTGCTTACCGCGCTGGGTTCGGTCGACGATCGCGTGGCAGGGCTGAATTCCGGGGCCGACGATTATCTGGTCAAGCCGTTCGCTTTCACGGAACTGATGGCGCGGATCGAGGCCGTCTGTCGCCGCACGACAACCCGACCTAAACCGGTGATTCAGGTGCGCGACATCACGCTGGACCTGACCACCCGGCGCGTCACGCGCGGCGGCGTCGAGGTCGACCTGACTCCCACCGAGTTCAGCCTGCTCGAATTGTTGATGCGATACGCTGGGCAAGTGGTCACGAGAAAAATGCTCTGCGAGCATCTGTGGCAGTCCGACTGGGAAGGCACCACGAACGTGATCGAGGTGCATATCAACCGGCTGCGCGGTAAGCTCGATCGCAAATTCGGTGAATCCATGATTCAGACCGTGCGAGGCCGCGGCTATGCGATTCCGGCGGCTTAAAGACGTCTTTCGCTCCCTGCGCTTTCGTCTGACGGTGTGGAACACGGCCGTCGTGCTGCTCACCGTGGTGGGGACGCTGATCGGCGTCCGTGAGGCGCTGCGCTTCGCCTTGCGCCATGAAATCGACCAGTTGCTGCAGCAGGACGCGTTGGAGGTCGAGTTGGCCGTTGCCGACCTCTACAAGAGTATGGACAGTCTCGAGGCCATCAAGGCCGAGATGAGCCGCAAGGCGGCCGCTCACGTGGAACGCGGCATGTTCGTCGAATTGCTCGACC is a window from the Pirellulales bacterium genome containing:
- a CDS encoding response regulator transcription factor yields the protein MNVLVVEDDPVIGKALRQGFVETGSECAWAKDGPRGLEMASSQQYDVIILDLMLPRLPGLEVLKKLRAQGIQSPVILLTALGSVDDRVAGLNSGADDYLVKPFAFTELMARIEAVCRRTTTRPKPVIQVRDITLDLTTRRVTRGGVEVDLTPTEFSLLELLMRYAGQVVTRKMLCEHLWQSDWEGTTNVIEVHINRLRGKLDRKFGESMIQTVRGRGYAIPAA